In a single window of the Flavobacterium ammoniigenes genome:
- a CDS encoding cell division ATP-binding protein FtsE, producing the protein MSQSILSLRNATIYQEGKTILSDVNLEVKQGEFIYVIGKTGSGKSSLLKTLYADLELKEGAGHIVDFDLATLKEDDIPFLRRKIGIVFQDFKLLPDRTVKDNMLFVLKATGWTDNSEMLQKIDEVLDKVGMKDFATKMPHQLSGGEQQRVAIARALLNDPELILADEPTGNLDPQTSAEVLEVLRKINENGKTVVMSTHDYALLVKFPYKTLKCEDAKIFEVVQKTA; encoded by the coding sequence ATGTCACAATCCATTTTATCTTTAAGAAATGCTACTATTTATCAAGAAGGAAAAACCATTTTATCTGATGTAAACCTAGAAGTAAAACAAGGTGAATTCATTTATGTTATTGGAAAAACTGGCTCAGGAAAAAGTAGTTTATTAAAGACTTTATATGCTGATTTAGAGCTTAAAGAAGGCGCTGGACATATTGTTGATTTTGATTTAGCAACTTTGAAAGAGGATGATATTCCGTTTTTAAGAAGAAAAATCGGGATTGTATTTCAAGATTTCAAATTACTTCCAGACCGCACCGTAAAAGACAATATGCTTTTTGTATTAAAAGCAACAGGCTGGACTGACAACTCAGAAATGCTTCAAAAAATAGACGAAGTTTTAGACAAAGTAGGCATGAAAGACTTTGCAACAAAAATGCCACACCAATTATCTGGTGGAGAACAACAACGTGTTGCCATTGCAAGAGCTTTGTTGAATGACCCCGAATTAATTTTGGCCGATGAGCCAACAGGAAATTTGGATCCGCAAACTAGTGCTGAAGTTTTAGAAGTTTTACGTAAAATCAATGAAAACGGGAAAACCGTTGTAATGTCTACTCATGATTATGCATTGTTAGTTAAATTCCCCTACAAAACATTAAAATGTGAAGATGCTAAAATTTTTGAAGTAGTTCAAAAAACGGCTTAA
- a CDS encoding TrmH family RNA methyltransferase, whose protein sequence is MKQISSVQNPFVKSLVLLQEKAKARKQTGTFLMEGQREISIAIKGGYQIETVLFLPEICTEKQASQLAPTAELIEINKEVFQKLAYRDTTEGILAVAKTKSTLLSDLQLSENPLILVAEAPEKPGNIGALLRTADAAHLDAVIIANPKSDLYNPNIVRSSVGCLFTNQIATGTTAEIIAFLKEKNIAIYCATLQNSNGYHLENYTTPTALVVGTEATGLTQEWRDAATQNIIIPMQGEIDSMNVSVAAAILIFEAKRQRGF, encoded by the coding sequence ATGAAGCAAATTAGCTCGGTACAAAACCCATTCGTCAAATCATTAGTGTTATTGCAAGAAAAAGCAAAAGCACGCAAGCAGACTGGCACTTTTTTAATGGAAGGCCAACGCGAAATTAGTATTGCTATCAAAGGGGGGTATCAAATTGAAACCGTTCTTTTCTTACCCGAAATTTGTACTGAAAAACAAGCTTCTCAATTAGCCCCAACTGCTGAATTAATTGAAATCAATAAAGAAGTTTTTCAAAAATTAGCTTACCGAGATACTACCGAAGGAATTTTGGCTGTAGCCAAAACTAAGTCAACGCTTTTATCTGATTTACAATTATCTGAAAATCCATTAATCTTGGTAGCCGAAGCACCTGAAAAACCAGGAAATATTGGCGCTCTTTTGCGAACCGCAGATGCTGCACATTTAGACGCGGTGATTATAGCAAATCCAAAAAGCGATTTATACAACCCCAATATTGTTCGTTCTAGTGTTGGCTGTTTGTTTACAAACCAAATAGCTACAGGAACTACCGCAGAAATTATTGCTTTTCTAAAAGAAAAAAATATTGCTATTTACTGTGCTACCCTGCAAAATTCTAATGGGTACCATTTAGAAAATTATACTACTCCAACTGCTTTAGTTGTAGGAACTGAGGCCACTGGCTTGACCCAAGAATGGCGAGATGCTGCAACACAAAATATCATCATCCCGATGCAAGGAGAGATTGATTCCATGAACGTTTCAGTTGCTGCTGCTATTTTAATTTTCGAAGCCAAAAGACAAAGAGGTTTTTAA
- a CDS encoding RelA/SpoT family protein, with protein sequence MTEIDIEKENKAIAQEYKELLRISYQTLTDSDKKLIRKAFDVAVDAHKDQRRKSGEAYIFHPIAVAKIVASEIGLGATSIAAALLHDVVEDTPITVEDIERLFNPKVAQMVEGLTKISLVQKDLNASIQAENFRKMILTLNDDVRVILIKLADRLHNMQTMESMREDKQTKIASETLYIYAPLAHRLGLYNIKTKLEDLGLKYTEPAIYNDILGKIKETKEEQDAYIKDISDVLKKSMDEEGVEYAIKGRPKSIYSIRRKMKAQGVSFDEVYDKFALRIVYKSNPHDEKFLAWKIYSIVTDHYRPSPSRLRDWISSPKSTGYEALHITVMGPKGRWVEIQVRSERMDEIAEKGYAAHYKYKNGATEESGLDVWLNLLREALENAETNAVDFVEDFKMNLYSKEIFVFTPKGDIKSLPKGATSLDFAFGIHSEIGIRTRGTRVNGKLVPLNYELKSGDQIEVITSPNQKPTTHWLDYVTTARAKTKIKNVLNEDTKKIGEEGKELLTRKLKHLKITLNEKTVNELVNFFKLKTSLDLFYRVGIGAIENQQLKDYAAQKSNTFISFFKNKIKRTATTPEEEINKPIVNSNYDMLVFGKEHDKLDYKFSPCCSPIPGDDVFGFVTVNEGIKIHKSDCPNAIGLQSNYAYRIMTAKWIDSTQEEFKAIIKITGMDSLGLTNQLTKVISNNMHVNIQSISLSTDAGIFHGQVTVVVQNNTILKKLIANIRKIEGIEKVSRVYYS encoded by the coding sequence ATGACAGAGATAGACATCGAAAAAGAAAACAAAGCCATTGCTCAAGAATACAAGGAGTTACTACGAATTAGTTACCAAACACTAACCGATAGCGACAAGAAGTTAATTCGTAAAGCGTTTGATGTAGCCGTTGACGCACACAAAGACCAACGCAGAAAATCGGGTGAAGCCTATATATTTCATCCTATTGCCGTGGCTAAAATTGTAGCTTCAGAAATTGGTCTAGGCGCTACTTCCATTGCTGCAGCTTTATTACACGATGTGGTCGAAGACACCCCCATTACTGTGGAAGATATTGAACGCTTGTTCAATCCGAAAGTGGCGCAAATGGTGGAAGGATTGACTAAAATTTCCTTGGTTCAAAAAGATTTAAACGCTTCCATTCAAGCGGAGAATTTTAGAAAAATGATTTTGACGCTTAACGACGATGTTCGAGTAATTTTAATCAAACTCGCCGATCGTTTGCACAACATGCAAACTATGGAATCCATGCGTGAAGACAAACAAACCAAAATTGCTTCAGAAACCCTATACATTTACGCACCCCTCGCCCATCGTTTGGGTTTATACAATATCAAAACCAAATTAGAAGACTTAGGTTTAAAATACACGGAACCTGCTATTTACAACGATATTTTAGGGAAAATAAAAGAAACTAAAGAAGAACAAGACGCCTATATCAAAGACATCTCAGATGTTTTAAAAAAATCTATGGACGAAGAAGGAGTAGAATATGCCATTAAAGGACGTCCAAAGTCGATTTACTCTATTCGTCGAAAAATGAAGGCACAAGGTGTTAGTTTTGACGAAGTCTACGACAAATTTGCCTTGCGAATTGTCTATAAATCAAATCCACATGACGAGAAATTTTTGGCCTGGAAAATCTATTCTATTGTAACTGATCATTATCGTCCAAGTCCAAGTCGTTTGCGTGATTGGATTTCGTCACCAAAATCAACTGGTTACGAAGCACTACACATTACCGTAATGGGACCAAAAGGTCGTTGGGTGGAGATTCAAGTTCGAAGCGAACGCATGGACGAAATTGCCGAAAAAGGGTATGCTGCGCATTACAAATACAAAAACGGCGCTACCGAAGAAAGCGGATTGGACGTATGGTTGAATTTATTGCGCGAAGCATTGGAAAATGCGGAAACAAATGCAGTTGATTTTGTAGAAGATTTTAAAATGAATTTATATTCGAAAGAAATCTTTGTCTTTACCCCAAAGGGAGATATTAAATCTTTACCCAAAGGTGCTACTTCGCTAGATTTTGCCTTTGGTATTCACTCAGAAATTGGTATTCGCACCAGAGGAACTCGTGTCAACGGAAAATTAGTACCGCTTAATTACGAATTAAAAAGTGGAGATCAAATTGAAGTGATCACTTCACCCAATCAAAAACCAACTACACATTGGCTAGACTATGTAACTACTGCAAGAGCCAAAACAAAAATAAAAAATGTTCTTAATGAAGATACCAAAAAAATTGGTGAAGAAGGTAAAGAGCTACTGACTCGAAAATTAAAACATTTAAAAATTACGCTTAACGAAAAAACGGTTAATGAATTAGTCAACTTTTTCAAACTAAAAACTAGTTTGGATTTATTCTACCGCGTTGGTATTGGCGCTATTGAAAACCAACAATTGAAAGATTACGCTGCGCAAAAAAGCAATACGTTCATTAGTTTTTTCAAGAACAAAATCAAACGTACTGCGACCACACCAGAAGAAGAAATCAACAAGCCAATTGTAAACAGTAATTACGACATGCTGGTGTTTGGAAAAGAACACGACAAATTAGATTACAAATTCTCTCCTTGCTGCAGCCCAATTCCAGGGGATGATGTTTTTGGTTTTGTAACGGTAAACGAAGGAATTAAAATTCACAAAAGCGACTGCCCTAATGCCATTGGTTTACAATCTAACTATGCTTATCGCATAATGACAGCCAAATGGATTGATTCCACCCAAGAAGAATTCAAAGCCATTATCAAAATAACCGGTATGGATTCGTTGGGTTTAACCAATCAGTTGACCAAAGTCATTTCGAATAATATGCATGTCAATATTCAAAGTATTTCCTTGAGTACCGATGCTGGAATTTTTCATGGACAAGTGACTGTTGTGGTACAAAACAATACGATTTTGAAAAAACTAATTGCTAATATTCGAAAAATTGAAGGTATCGAAAAAGTAAGTCGAGTATATTACTCTTAA